The genomic DNA TCCCACACTTCTTTGCCGGTATAGGCAAACTGGGTCATGTCCGAATAATACATCGTATCCTCGGGCATCACCTCTCGCAGCGCGTCACAGATCGGGGCGATGCCGGGGCGTTCAGCATCTGACTCTGCACGCCAGCGCGCGCGGGCGTCTTTGACCTCTTTGGCGGTCCAGCTGGTATTGGCGGTATGTCCCTTTAGTGCGGCGGTGAGGCCCATAAAGAACGAAACGCCATTCATGAGCAGTTTACCTCCGCCGCTTTGCTGGGCGAGGATCTCCGGGTCGATGTCGACCCGGATAAAATCGCCCTTATGGCCCAGTTCGGCGCGCCAAAGGTCGATAGAGGCCAGTTCGGTGCCGACCGCGATCACCAGATCGGCGCTGGCGATCACGCTCGCGCTCTCTGGCCGTCCGAGGTAGGCACCGAAATGCAGTGGGTCATCCAGACCCGCAATGCCGCGTCCAGCATAGCTGGTGAAGCTGGCGGCATTCAGTTGCCGCAGCACTTTGCGGGTCGTTTCCGGTGCTCCGACAGCGCCACCGCCGAGGACAAATAGCGGCCGCTTGGCCGCAGCGATCTGTGCCGCGATATTCTGCGGTAGGGATTGTTCGGACAGGGTGATCCGTTCGGGTGCCGGGGCGGGTGCTGGTGGCGCATTTTCTTCCAGTTGGGCAATTGGCACCTGAATATGTTTGGACCGTTTGCGCTGGCTCTGAAATTCGGCGAACGCCCGATCAACCAGCGTGTAGGCGGCGCTGGCGGTATGGGCGGTTTCGGACCAGTCGCAGACTGTACCGCCCGCGATCTCCTGATCCAGCATCTGGTGTAGTTGACCACGCGTGGCGGCCGTTTCATCCAAACAAGACGAGATTGCCAGCACGGCAACACTGTCGGAATAGGCCTGCCCCAGAGGTGTCATCGTGTTGCATAGGCCCGGACCTGTGATCACGTAGCACACGCCGGGTTTACCGCTGGCGCGGGCATAACCGTCAGCCATAAAGCCGGCACCCTGTTCGTGCCGGGCGAGGATATGGCGAATGCCAGCCTCTTCTATGCCGCGATACATTTCCTGATTATGGACACCGGGAATGCCAAAGATTGTATCGACGCCACGTGATTTCAGCATATGAGAGATTTGCGCGCCCAATGGGCGGATTTGATCATTGGCAGCCATCAGGACCTCCAGAAGTTGATGGTGAAAATGGCGTAGACCGCCAAGAGTTCGAGGCGACCGATCAGCATTCCGGCGCTCAATAGCCATTTGGCTGTGTCGTTCAGAGGGGCATAGTTCCCGGCGGGCCCGATGGTGTCGCCCAACCCCGGCCCGATGTTGGCCAGCGCCGCTGAAGCGCCAGAAACCGACGTGATGAAATCCAGCCCGGTAAAGGCCAGAAGCACGGCCAGAACCCCGAGTGAAACGACAAAGAACACGAAGAACGACATCACGGACGTCAGCACGTCGTCATCTACCGCGCGTCCGGCATAACGTGGAATGAAAATGCCGTGCGGTGATCGAATACGGCCCATCTGGACCCGGATCGAGGCAAAGAGCAGTTGGTAGCGGAAAATCTTGATCGAACACGAGGTGGATCCCGCGCATCCGCCAATCAGGCCGGTAAAGAACATCACGGCAATGGGCAGTGATCCCCAGGTCATGTAATTGTCGCTGGCATAGCCGGTGCCGGTCATGATCGAGATCGTGTTGAACAGCACCCTGCGAAATACTCGTTCACTGGGGCTGGCCTGTTGCACAAAACGCCAGAGCGTCAAGCACAGGACGATCACCAGAATTGTTAGCAGGAAAGCGCGCACCTGCGGGTCGACCAGCAGTGGGCGAGCAGTGCCTGCTGTCATCTGTACGAATCTCACAAATGGCAACGCGGCCAGCACCATAAAGACAGACGCAACATACTCGGAAGATGGATCGAGAGCGTTGAATGATGCGTCGTAGTTTGCCATGCCTCCGGTCGAAATAGTGGTCAACGCGTGCACAGTGGCATCAAAGGAGTTCATCCCGGTGAGCAGATAGGCCGCTACGCACATCATCGTCAGTGCCAGATAGATGACCGAAATCCGTGACGCGATTTCGGTGGCGCGCGGCAGGATTTTCCCAAAAGTATCAAAGGCCTCGGCCTTGAAAATCTGCATGCCGCCGACGCGCAGTTCGGGCAGGAACACCATTGCCACAATAATGATACCGATCCCGCCCAGCCACTGCATCAGTCCGCGCCATAGCAACAGGCCCTGCGGGAGCGTGTCCAGCCCGCTCATTACGGTGGCACCGGTGGTGGTCAGTCCGGACATAGCCTCGAAAAACGCATCGACAAAACGCAGGTCACTCTCGCCCAGCATGAAGGGTAATGCGCCAAACAGCGGCAGTACCACCCAGACGCCCGTGGTCAGCAAGAAGGTCTGTTGAATGGTCAGACCGGCCTGCACGCCGTTGCGGCAGGTCAATGCAACAAGGCCGCCGGTCAGGACGGTCAGGATCGAAGACTGGGCAAAGACGGTCCATTCGCCGCGGCCTTCGGCGATATCAAGCACCAGCGGAAGCACCATGGTCAGGCCCAGCGCCATGACCGTCAGGCCGATAACATATCCCACCGGGCGCAAATCCATCATGGGCGGCAGGGTTGGCCGCAGGCCTGCCCAGTGTCAAGCCGGATCAGGCGCCCTGACATGCATGG from Roseovarius pelagicus includes the following:
- a CDS encoding TrkH family potassium uptake protein: MMDLRPVGYVIGLTVMALGLTMVLPLVLDIAEGRGEWTVFAQSSILTVLTGGLVALTCRNGVQAGLTIQQTFLLTTGVWVVLPLFGALPFMLGESDLRFVDAFFEAMSGLTTTGATVMSGLDTLPQGLLLWRGLMQWLGGIGIIIVAMVFLPELRVGGMQIFKAEAFDTFGKILPRATEIASRISVIYLALTMMCVAAYLLTGMNSFDATVHALTTISTGGMANYDASFNALDPSSEYVASVFMVLAALPFVRFVQMTAGTARPLLVDPQVRAFLLTILVIVLCLTLWRFVQQASPSERVFRRVLFNTISIMTGTGYASDNYMTWGSLPIAVMFFTGLIGGCAGSTSCSIKIFRYQLLFASIRVQMGRIRSPHGIFIPRYAGRAVDDDVLTSVMSFFVFFVVSLGVLAVLLAFTGLDFITSVSGASAALANIGPGLGDTIGPAGNYAPLNDTAKWLLSAGMLIGRLELLAVYAIFTINFWRS
- a CDS encoding thiamine pyrophosphate-binding protein is translated as MAANDQIRPLGAQISHMLKSRGVDTIFGIPGVHNQEMYRGIEEAGIRHILARHEQGAGFMADGYARASGKPGVCYVITGPGLCNTMTPLGQAYSDSVAVLAISSCLDETAATRGQLHQMLDQEIAGGTVCDWSETAHTASAAYTLVDRAFAEFQSQRKRSKHIQVPIAQLEENAPPAPAPAPERITLSEQSLPQNIAAQIAAAKRPLFVLGGGAVGAPETTRKVLRQLNAASFTSYAGRGIAGLDDPLHFGAYLGRPESASVIASADLVIAVGTELASIDLWRAELGHKGDFIRVDIDPEILAQQSGGGKLLMNGVSFFMGLTAALKGHTANTSWTAKEVKDARARWRAESDAERPGIAPICDALREVMPEDTMYYSDMTQFAYTGKEVWDMPRPGHWHHPYGFGTLGYALPAGIGGAAARPGLPTVVIAGDYGFQYTVQELGTAVELGQPLPILLWDNGKLKEIEDSMVRAQIAPNSVIAHNPDFCALAKAYGAYAEAPKSYSELKKAVTDAFSADGPTLIYMTAAMSAD